The stretch of DNA TGTATTCCATCAAATATGACACAATAAGCCTCAAATACGATTCCTTAGATGGAAATATAGACACTACCCTTGAACGTCTGCGTATTTCTTCATTTATGCGTTCCAATGCATTGGTTGAACTTATTTTTCGCTTATCTATTTGCGGAAAATAGTAAAATTGTAGAGAATCT from Hippea jasoniae encodes:
- a CDS encoding transposase, which translates into the protein DSLQFYYFPQIDKRKISSTNALERINEEIRRRSRVVSIFPSKESYLRLIVSYLMEYTEDWLAERSYIHPQKLQEVMDKFQDRFKVA